A stretch of DNA from Gemmatimonadota bacterium:
AGCTGGGCCATCGCGATCAGCGCGACCGGGATCGTCTTGCCCAGCATCAGCTCTCCGGGCGACAGCGGCGACACCAGGAGCTGGTCGAGCGTGCCGAGCTCGCGCTCGCGGACCACCGACAGCCCGGTCAGCAGCATCGACATGAGCATGACGATCATGCCGACCACGGCGGGGACGTTGTACACGCGGCTCGCGAGCCCCGGGTTGAACCACGCGCGGGCGTCGAGCCGGATGGGCGGGTCGGGGTCGGCGCCCACGCGCTCGGCGGCGCGGCGCTGGCCGTACGCCTGGATCGCCTGCGTGGCGTAGCCCTGCGCCACGATGCCGGTGGTGGAGTTCGTCCCGTCGACCACCACCTGCACGGGCGCGGTGCGGCCCGCGGCCAGGTCGGCCTCGAAGCCGGCTGGGACCACGATGCCGATGACGGCGTCCCCGTGGTCGAGCGCACGGGTGAGGTCGGCGGAGTGGTTCGAGGTGCCCACCA
This window harbors:
- a CDS encoding ABC transporter permease is translated as MSAALLRIRRLVRKELRQLFRDPRTKRIIFASPIVQLLLFGYAVNTDVRGVPMFVQDFDRTAESRALVQAIAAGPELRVVGTSNHSADLTRALDHGDAVIGIVVPAGFEADLAAGRTAPVQVVVDGTNSTTGIVAQGYATQAIQAYGQRRAAERVGADPDPPIRLDARAWFNPGLASRVYNVPAVVGMIVMLMSMLLTGLSVVRERELGTLDQLLVSPLSPGELMLGKTIPVALIAMAQL